From one Culex quinquefasciatus strain JHB chromosome 3, VPISU_Cqui_1.0_pri_paternal, whole genome shotgun sequence genomic stretch:
- the LOC6049802 gene encoding protein lethal(3)malignant blood neoplasm 1: MSIKIFIIVLLLSLVKAASKYYDGPIRPYEFGFNIEGHQHRKESKDKNGIVMGEFGFITADNVYHVTVYATDENGNFKIVSMKNYKLGPTAPPTTTAATTTTTSTTPQPFRIITTARSISTPKPSGLAACGGCKIPDLSTTTTTTTTVQPATEVTPPETSTLYVPPFKIVNKNDIENVPANTPKPVTSTFTTNGDQPSKNNAEDTPQKLVNGSQKDSKAPSSKESTNEQKVPAGMQPSGGSKAPSSSSATSSTGANNSGESPPQSSSPPSKPNTTSSTTPAKFDHVNTANAMIQHILNGLLYRFNYTVGYHGHHEQGDRKGNKDGGYFSVGRDGIRREVTYKANEFGYQPHIKFEKVSPEETPREETEKKAGLKGFDFKWFWGGE; the protein is encoded by the exons ATTATCGTCCTGCTCCTGTCCCTGGTCAAGGCAGCGTCCAAGTATTACGACGGTCCGATCCGGCCGTACGAGTTTGGGTTCAACATCGAAGGTCACCAGCACCGCAAGGAATCGAAAG ACAAAAATGGCATCGTTATGGGCGAGTTCGGCTTCATCACCGCCGACAACGTGTACCACGTGACAGTGTACGCCACGGACGAGAATGGCAACTTCAAAATTGTCAGCATGAAGAACTACAAACTGGGACCGACGGCACCACCGACGACGACGGCCGCTACAACAACAACGACCTCAACGACCCCACAACCGTTCCGAATAATCACCACTGCCAGGTCGATTTCCACGCCGAAACCGTCAGGACTTGCAGCTTGTGGTGGCTGCAAGATTCCGGATTTGAgtactacaacaacaacaacaacgactgTTCAACCTGCTACGGAAGTAACTCCTCCTGAAACCAGCACGTTGTACGTCCCTCCATTCAAGATCGTCAACAAAAACGACATTGAAAACGTCCCCGCGAATACCCCAAAACCGGTAACTTCAACTTTCACCACGAACGGCGATCAACCGTCCAAGAACAACGCTGAAGATACACCGCAAAAGCTTGTCAATGGATCACAAAAAGACTCGAAAGCTCCCAGTTCCAAAGAGTCGACAAACGAACAGAAAGTCCCCGCAGGTATGCAACCAAGCGGTGGTAGCAAAGCACCATCCTCCTCCTCCGCCACCAGCTCCACTGGAGCCAACAACAGTGGAGAGTCCCCGCCGCAGTCCTCCTCACCCCCCTCCAAACCAAACACAACTTCATCGACTACACCGGCCAAGTTCGACCACGTCAACACGGCAAACGCGATGATCCAGCACATCCTCAACGGGCTGCTGTACCGGTTCAACTACACCGTCGGGTACCACGGCCACCACGAGCAGGGTGACCGCAAGGGCAACAAGGACGGCGGGTACTTCTCCGTCGGGCGGGACGGCATCCGGCGCGAGGTCACGTACAAGGCGAACGAATTTGGCTACCAGCCGCACATCAAGTTCGAGAAGGTCAGCCCCGAGGAGACCCCGCGGGAAGAAACGGAAAAGAAGGCCGGCTTGAAGGGCTTCGACTTTAAGTGGTTCTGGGGTGGCGAGTAG